The following are from one region of the Quadrisphaera setariae genome:
- a CDS encoding glycosyltransferase family 1 protein, producing the protein MIGEPSPPAGAPVTVLHVPGDHDYVAHTADERVPGVVLLDAPRAPGRGWAPSPALEATWVAEHAHLFDVLHLHFGFEGRTPQQLRDLVTALHGARKLLVLTAHDLQNPHLADQRPYEALLDVLVPAADAALTLTEGAAAEISRRWGVDAVVVPHPHIAPLDEVGLPRAPRAPDGERVVGLHLKSLRANLVALPVLRSLAAAVAALPGVRLRVDVHDEALDPAFGRHDAELVAWLRRAHDDGDLDLRAHGRFDDAELRDYLRSLDVSVLAYGHGTHSGWLELCHDLGTPVLAGPVGHLREQQPLVEADLLDPDDVARGLARALAGPSGLPGAAATAADRREQRREVALAHRDLYRRLVGVARAGSTTSPSTSSSGATA; encoded by the coding sequence GTGATCGGCGAGCCCTCCCCGCCGGCGGGCGCACCCGTCACCGTGCTGCACGTCCCGGGCGACCACGACTACGTCGCTCACACCGCCGACGAGCGCGTCCCCGGCGTCGTCCTGCTCGACGCCCCGCGGGCCCCGGGCCGCGGGTGGGCGCCGTCGCCGGCGCTGGAGGCCACCTGGGTCGCCGAGCACGCGCACCTGTTCGACGTGCTCCACCTGCACTTCGGGTTCGAGGGCCGCACGCCGCAGCAGCTGCGCGACCTCGTCACCGCCCTGCACGGCGCGCGGAAGCTCCTCGTGCTCACCGCGCATGACCTGCAGAACCCGCACCTGGCCGACCAGCGGCCGTACGAGGCGCTGCTCGACGTGCTCGTGCCCGCAGCGGACGCTGCCCTGACGCTGACCGAGGGCGCGGCCGCCGAGATCAGCCGCCGGTGGGGCGTCGACGCGGTCGTCGTGCCCCACCCGCACATCGCGCCGCTGGACGAGGTCGGCCTGCCGCGCGCACCCCGGGCGCCGGATGGCGAGCGCGTGGTGGGCCTGCACCTCAAGAGCCTGCGCGCCAACCTCGTGGCGCTGCCGGTGCTGCGCAGCCTCGCCGCAGCGGTCGCGGCGCTGCCGGGCGTGCGGCTGCGCGTCGACGTCCACGACGAGGCCCTCGACCCCGCCTTCGGCCGCCACGACGCGGAGCTGGTCGCCTGGCTGCGCCGGGCCCACGACGACGGCGACCTCGACCTGCGCGCCCACGGCCGCTTCGACGACGCCGAGCTGCGCGACTACCTGCGATCCCTCGACGTCTCGGTGCTCGCCTACGGCCACGGCACGCACTCGGGGTGGCTGGAGCTCTGCCACGACCTCGGCACCCCCGTGCTCGCCGGCCCGGTCGGGCACCTGCGCGAGCAGCAGCCGCTGGTGGAGGCCGACCTGCTCGACCCCGACGACGTCGCCCGCGGCCTGGCGCGCGCGCTCGCGGGGCCATCGGGCCTGCCCGGCGCCGCTGCCACCGCCGCCGACCGCCGCGAGCAGCGCCGCGAGGTCGCCCTGGCCCACCGCGACCTCTACCGCCGCCTCGTCGGCGTCGCCCGCGCTGGCAGCACCACCAGCCCCAGCACCTCCAGCTCAGGGGCCACCGCGTGA
- a CDS encoding methyl-accepting chemotaxis protein, whose product MKIAYKLYLGFGVISVLLVLVSAVGVVRLGQAQADLKTLSQSGLTSVMEADTTATAFLDMRFQLSNIGMAPDEASTEKALEAYQAASKDLDERWKAYLASAPASSTTQQDAFHQAVEEWRAGAQLQIPLLQAKDFAGYAAIRPTTTSPHSTAASAALAEITKAEVGAAARMTADGESTYRSAVALLVGCAVVAVLLAVAMAVAVARSVTRPLGRVVDVMGAVAQGRLDRRVALERRDELGQLARSTDTSLESLASAMREISTEAQALATSSASLTGVSAAMAASAEQTSAQTQVVAAASEQVTSSITTVAAAGEEMTAAITQIATATAEASSRAATAVGAAGQAGEAIERLGTSSQEIGDVVKLITSIAEQTNLLALNATIEAARAGELGKGFAVVAGEVKELARQTAQATDDIISKVTATQGDAAAAAAAVTGIGEVISQIDAVQATIAAAVEEQSATTSEMVRNITEISTGSAQISANVTDIASGAAVNRGSAGDTAGMASSLAASAGRLQELTGRFTV is encoded by the coding sequence ATGAAGATCGCTTACAAGCTCTACCTCGGCTTCGGGGTGATCAGCGTCCTGCTGGTCCTCGTCAGCGCAGTCGGCGTGGTCCGCCTGGGGCAGGCCCAGGCCGACCTCAAGACGCTGTCGCAGAGCGGCCTGACGTCGGTCATGGAGGCGGACACGACCGCCACCGCGTTCCTCGACATGCGCTTCCAGCTGAGCAACATCGGGATGGCTCCTGACGAGGCCTCCACCGAGAAGGCGCTCGAGGCCTACCAGGCCGCCTCGAAGGACCTCGACGAGCGGTGGAAGGCGTACCTGGCGAGCGCCCCCGCGAGCAGCACGACGCAGCAGGACGCCTTCCACCAGGCGGTCGAGGAGTGGCGCGCCGGGGCGCAGCTGCAGATCCCGCTGCTGCAGGCGAAGGACTTCGCCGGCTACGCCGCGATCCGGCCCACCACCACCTCCCCGCACTCCACGGCCGCCTCGGCCGCGCTGGCGGAGATCACCAAGGCCGAGGTGGGGGCCGCCGCGAGGATGACGGCCGACGGCGAGTCCACCTACCGCTCCGCGGTCGCGCTCCTGGTCGGGTGCGCCGTGGTCGCCGTCCTGCTCGCGGTGGCGATGGCGGTGGCGGTGGCCCGCTCGGTCACCCGCCCGCTCGGGCGCGTGGTGGACGTCATGGGCGCGGTGGCCCAGGGTCGCCTGGACCGACGCGTCGCCCTGGAGCGCCGCGACGAGCTGGGTCAGCTGGCCCGGTCGACCGACACCTCGCTGGAGTCGCTGGCCTCCGCCATGCGGGAGATCAGCACCGAGGCCCAGGCGCTGGCGACGTCCTCGGCGTCCCTGACCGGTGTCTCCGCCGCGATGGCGGCGAGCGCGGAGCAGACCTCCGCGCAGACCCAGGTGGTCGCCGCGGCGTCCGAGCAGGTCACCAGCTCCATCACCACCGTGGCCGCCGCCGGCGAGGAGATGACCGCCGCCATCACGCAGATCGCCACCGCCACCGCGGAGGCCTCCTCCAGGGCGGCCACCGCCGTGGGCGCTGCCGGCCAGGCCGGTGAGGCCATCGAGCGCCTGGGCACCTCCAGCCAGGAGATCGGCGACGTCGTCAAGCTCATCACCTCCATCGCCGAGCAGACCAACCTCCTCGCGCTGAACGCCACCATCGAAGCCGCACGCGCCGGTGAGCTCGGCAAGGGCTTCGCGGTCGTGGCCGGGGAGGTCAAGGAGCTCGCCCGCCAGACCGCCCAGGCCACCGACGACATCATCAGCAAGGTCACCGCCACCCAGGGCGACGCCGCCGCGGCCGCTGCAGCCGTCACCGGGATCGGGGAGGTCATCTCCCAGATCGACGCCGTGCAGGCCACCATCGCCGCCGCCGTGGAGGAGCAGTCGGCCACCACCTCCGAGATGGTCCGCAACATCACGGAGATCTCCACGGGCTCCGCGCAGATCTCCGCCAACGTCACCGACATCGCCTCCGGAGCGGCCGTGAACCGCGGCAGCGCCGGTGACACGGCGGGGATGGCGTCGTCCCTGGCGGCGTCCGCCGGCCGCCTGCAGGAGCTGACGGGCCGCTTCACGGTCTGA
- a CDS encoding DUF402 domain-containing protein, which yields MTGDEVQVAFTKYDGSPHWHIGTRLLGDDEHGTWLHSPAGTPTWRPGLAFTYDRANVLCVPRGQHWAATLYDGGGTSHVTTYVDITTPATWSAGRVTMSDLDLDVVQRTGEEPFVDDEDEFELHRVRYAYPPQLQAAARAASASVLAAVRARQAPFDGTTAQRWLSVADPAWLPVAPPEQPPA from the coding sequence GTGACCGGTGACGAGGTGCAGGTGGCGTTCACCAAGTACGACGGCTCGCCCCACTGGCACATCGGCACCCGCCTGCTCGGTGACGACGAGCACGGCACCTGGCTGCACTCCCCCGCGGGCACGCCCACCTGGCGGCCGGGCCTGGCGTTCACCTACGACCGCGCCAACGTCCTCTGCGTCCCCCGGGGTCAGCACTGGGCCGCCACGCTCTACGACGGCGGTGGAACGTCGCACGTGACGACGTACGTCGACATCACCACCCCGGCGACCTGGTCGGCGGGGCGCGTGACGATGTCCGACCTCGACCTCGACGTCGTCCAGCGGACCGGCGAGGAGCCGTTCGTCGACGACGAGGACGAGTTCGAGCTGCACCGCGTCCGCTACGCCTACCCGCCGCAGCTGCAGGCAGCCGCGCGGGCGGCGAGCGCTTCGGTGCTCGCCGCCGTGAGGGCCCGTCAGGCGCCGTTCGACGGCACGACCGCCCAGCGCTGGCTCTCCGTGGCGGACCCGGCGTGGCTGCCGGTGGCACCCCCTGAGCAGCCGCCCGCCTGA
- a CDS encoding glycosyltransferase, whose translation MSVVCLVVGPTEHGVVEVAVHQHHALAAAADRDGDPRAVHLVRLDERPGAEALLRAVRAAPEGPVLVHVTDKLFGRGPEEAADVLEAVAGERQLVVALHDLPQASDGAVNHPRRAAAYRRVAGAAAAVVVASRHEERLLRACWGAPGDGPDGLDVVVVPLPVPVLDRSGGVTAAAPTDPGAPPQAVAVLGYLYPGKGHDAVVEALDALPPGVGLLAWGRPSSGHEDLVPALQAQAGALGRTAHVSGWVASEDLPGLLRSPVVPVAPHAHLSASGSINAWIAAGRRPLVPRSDYAAELLERTPGCVTAYDDLRVALARAWADPGSTWLVPGPPTGPTVEQTAAQVRAVLEALPTEVDA comes from the coding sequence GTGAGCGTCGTCTGCCTGGTGGTGGGTCCGACCGAGCACGGGGTGGTGGAGGTGGCCGTCCACCAGCACCACGCGCTCGCAGCCGCTGCCGACCGTGACGGCGACCCCCGGGCCGTGCACCTCGTGCGCCTCGACGAGCGGCCAGGAGCTGAGGCGCTGCTTCGGGCCGTGCGCGCCGCCCCGGAGGGGCCGGTGCTCGTGCACGTCACCGACAAGCTCTTCGGGCGCGGACCCGAGGAGGCGGCGGACGTGCTCGAGGCGGTCGCGGGGGAGCGGCAGCTGGTGGTGGCGCTGCACGACCTGCCGCAGGCCAGCGACGGGGCCGTCAACCACCCGCGGCGCGCCGCGGCCTACCGGCGGGTCGCCGGTGCCGCTGCCGCAGTGGTCGTCGCGAGCCGCCACGAGGAGCGCCTGCTGCGCGCCTGCTGGGGCGCCCCGGGCGACGGGCCGGACGGGCTCGACGTCGTCGTCGTCCCCCTGCCGGTGCCGGTGCTGGACCGCTCAGGTGGGGTGACGGCCGCGGCGCCGACTGACCCGGGCGCCCCGCCGCAGGCGGTGGCGGTGCTCGGCTACCTCTACCCGGGCAAGGGGCACGACGCCGTGGTCGAGGCGCTCGACGCGCTGCCGCCCGGGGTGGGGCTGCTGGCGTGGGGCAGGCCGTCATCGGGCCACGAGGACCTGGTCCCCGCCCTGCAGGCGCAGGCGGGAGCGCTCGGGCGCACGGCGCACGTCAGCGGCTGGGTGGCCTCGGAAGACCTGCCGGGCCTGCTGCGCTCGCCCGTGGTGCCGGTGGCGCCGCACGCCCACCTGTCGGCGTCGGGGTCCATCAACGCCTGGATCGCCGCGGGTCGGCGTCCGCTCGTGCCGCGCAGCGACTACGCCGCCGAGCTGCTGGAGCGCACCCCCGGCTGCGTCACCGCCTACGACGACCTGCGCGTCGCCCTGGCGCGGGCGTGGGCCGACCCGGGCAGCACGTGGCTGGTCCCCGGTCCGCCGACCGGCCCGACCGTCGAGCAGACCGCGGCGCAGGTGCGCGCGGTGCTGGAGGCACTCCCCACCGAGGTCGACGCGTGA
- a CDS encoding glycosyltransferase, with the protein MSGASTTTVSVVVPHYEAPHDLSLLLTALELQDHPLHLLDVVVADDGSAQAPDPGERPYRVRVVAQADEGFRAAAARNLGAAAGSGEVVCFLDADTVPEPGYVSAVVRAVEAGADLVVGRRRHGDLASTSPDQLRRWFGGDAASAPEEFEEPAWLLEAYERTDHLRTAGDDAYRFVISAVLSTTRALFEEVGGFEETFTAYGGEDWELAHRCWLAGATFHHERDAVAWHDGEDFAGRTDDDDARRSRNVEGLALARFVAGPATRGQPGGGLVWDHPDVVVVLDDAAGGGLAEDADGADAVACVMSLLAGSDAGVWLRDGRVAALLDDPRVHVGEPPRAVLGRCRYRVDLDRPVVLVGATLAELAEVAPVRVGEHLVVRRTRDDHREDGAEVLVLDADGVSADVPRAVDLQRAWGRADHQHEPRFQRSGHLSERTPSSVTERPIASA; encoded by the coding sequence GTGAGCGGCGCCAGCACCACGACCGTGTCGGTGGTGGTGCCGCACTACGAGGCGCCGCACGACCTGTCGCTGCTGCTCACCGCGCTGGAGCTGCAGGACCACCCGCTGCACCTGCTCGACGTGGTGGTCGCCGACGACGGCTCGGCGCAGGCCCCCGACCCCGGCGAGCGGCCCTACCGGGTGCGGGTGGTGGCCCAGGCCGACGAGGGCTTCCGCGCCGCCGCCGCACGCAACCTGGGCGCTGCCGCGGGCAGCGGGGAGGTGGTCTGCTTCCTCGACGCCGACACCGTCCCCGAGCCCGGGTACGTCTCCGCGGTGGTCCGCGCCGTCGAGGCGGGCGCCGACCTCGTGGTCGGCCGGCGCCGCCACGGCGACCTCGCCTCGACCTCCCCGGACCAGCTGCGCCGCTGGTTCGGCGGTGACGCCGCGTCCGCGCCGGAGGAGTTCGAGGAACCGGCGTGGCTGCTCGAGGCGTACGAGCGCACCGACCACCTGCGCACCGCCGGCGACGACGCCTACCGCTTCGTCATCTCGGCGGTGCTCAGCACCACGCGCGCGCTGTTCGAGGAGGTGGGCGGCTTCGAGGAGACGTTCACCGCGTACGGCGGGGAGGACTGGGAGCTCGCGCACCGCTGCTGGCTGGCGGGCGCGACCTTCCACCACGAGCGGGACGCGGTGGCCTGGCACGACGGCGAGGACTTCGCCGGCCGCACCGACGACGACGACGCGCGCCGCTCCCGCAACGTGGAGGGGCTCGCGCTGGCGCGGTTCGTCGCCGGGCCCGCCACGCGCGGGCAGCCGGGTGGCGGCCTGGTGTGGGACCACCCCGACGTCGTCGTCGTCCTCGACGACGCGGCAGGAGGCGGGCTCGCGGAGGACGCCGACGGCGCCGACGCGGTCGCCTGCGTGATGTCCCTGCTGGCGGGCAGCGACGCCGGGGTGTGGCTGCGCGACGGCCGGGTCGCGGCGCTGCTGGACGACCCGCGCGTGCACGTCGGCGAGCCGCCGCGCGCGGTGCTCGGTCGCTGCCGCTACCGCGTGGACCTCGACCGGCCCGTGGTGCTGGTCGGCGCGACGCTCGCCGAGCTCGCCGAGGTCGCGCCGGTGCGGGTGGGGGAGCACCTCGTGGTGCGCCGCACCCGTGACGACCACCGCGAGGACGGCGCTGAGGTGCTCGTGCTCGACGCCGACGGGGTCTCAGCCGACGTGCCGCGCGCGGTGGACCTCCAGCGGGCGTGGGGCCGGGCGGACCACCAGCACGAGCCGCGCTTCCAGCGGTCTGGTCACCTGTCCGAGCGCACGCCGTCGAGCGTCACCGAGCGGCCGATCGCCTCGGCGTAG
- a CDS encoding DUF952 domain-containing protein gives MASRSVWERAQRDGAYRGSTLGADLEEVGFVHASTADQLPGVVERFYAGEDLADHVLLVVDVEACEAAGSPVRWEGPVEHGGPFPHVYGPVPLTAVVSTGSVERGPDGRLSLPELGGA, from the coding sequence ATGGCCTCGAGGTCGGTCTGGGAGCGCGCGCAGCGCGACGGTGCCTACCGCGGCTCGACGCTCGGCGCCGACCTCGAAGAGGTCGGCTTCGTGCACGCCTCCACGGCCGACCAGCTCCCCGGGGTCGTCGAGCGGTTCTACGCCGGAGAGGACCTCGCCGACCACGTGCTCCTCGTCGTCGACGTCGAGGCGTGCGAGGCCGCCGGCTCGCCCGTGCGGTGGGAGGGACCCGTCGAGCACGGCGGTCCGTTCCCGCACGTCTACGGCCCGGTGCCGCTGACCGCGGTGGTCTCGACCGGGTCCGTCGAGCGCGGCCCTGACGGTCGGCTGAGCCTGCCGGAGCTCGGCGGTGCGTGA
- a CDS encoding WcbI family polysaccharide biosynthesis putative acetyltransferase: MLSPGPAPLTGPPTGAVTGRHRHYGTFYGLEQVEQDDRPLLLVHGNCQAESLRVLLSGGSQQAGHRSPVRTVRVPPVHELTADDFPHLHALLARVDVVVSQPVADGYRGLPLGTAEVLEAAQRARGGGRPPQLVVVPVLRWAALHPFQVIVRAPGAGEPPLVPYHDLRTLALAAGAAPLPEVPSAAAVRAVRDLSATELSSRQERHGSLPVVDLLTDAGAHATHTVNHPGNGVLIGLARRVLAAVGLPDGVADPGRTLLDSVHAPVLPEVLDALGLVDQAGSARPSWRVHGQDLDDDEVRDAHLRWYAEHPGVAEAGLARHAAAAAALAGTGRTA, from the coding sequence GTGCTGAGCCCTGGACCTGCCCCGCTGACGGGCCCGCCGACCGGTGCGGTGACGGGCCGGCACCGGCACTACGGGACGTTCTACGGCCTGGAGCAGGTCGAACAGGACGACCGCCCGCTGCTGCTCGTGCACGGCAACTGCCAGGCGGAGTCGCTGCGGGTGCTGCTGTCGGGCGGTTCGCAGCAGGCGGGTCACCGCTCCCCGGTGCGCACGGTGCGCGTCCCGCCCGTTCACGAGCTGACCGCCGACGACTTCCCGCACCTGCACGCGCTGCTCGCCCGCGTCGACGTGGTGGTGTCCCAGCCCGTGGCCGACGGCTACCGCGGCCTGCCGCTGGGCACCGCCGAGGTCCTCGAGGCCGCCCAGCGGGCTCGGGGCGGCGGACGCCCGCCGCAGCTCGTGGTGGTGCCCGTCCTGCGCTGGGCCGCGCTGCACCCGTTCCAGGTCATCGTGAGGGCACCAGGGGCGGGCGAGCCCCCCCTGGTGCCCTACCACGACCTGCGGACCCTGGCCCTGGCCGCCGGAGCCGCTCCGCTGCCCGAGGTCCCCTCCGCTGCGGCCGTGCGCGCCGTGCGCGACCTGTCCGCCACCGAGCTGAGCTCGCGCCAGGAGCGCCACGGGTCGCTGCCCGTGGTCGACCTGCTCACCGACGCCGGCGCGCACGCCACGCACACCGTGAACCACCCCGGCAACGGCGTGCTCATCGGGCTCGCCCGCCGCGTGCTGGCGGCGGTGGGCCTGCCCGACGGCGTCGCCGACCCCGGTCGCACCCTGCTGGACAGCGTCCACGCTCCCGTGCTCCCCGAGGTGCTCGACGCCCTCGGGCTCGTCGACCAGGCGGGCTCCGCCCGCCCCTCGTGGCGCGTGCACGGCCAGGACCTCGACGACGACGAGGTCCGAGACGCCCACCTGCGCTGGTACGCCGAGCACCCCGGTGTCGCCGAGGCGGGTCTGGCGCGCCACGCCGCTGCCGCTGCCGCGCTGGCCGGGACGGGGCGGACCGCGTGA
- a CDS encoding glycosyltransferase — MIPRPPSRTSTLGGPISPAGPGRRLTVAVLGPSRYPIAEPYSGGLESFVGGLVTGLRARGHRVLLFAAAGSSAAQPELLCGGGWRPDELSRQDASMPAEAFLREHHAHLNVLTALRTTYAGEVDVVHNNSLHHLPISMADTLPFPTLTTLHTPPTPWLTSALDAGGSSHAFSAVSRFTARQWAPWVGSADVVHNGVDPRRWPLGPGGGGLLWFGRIVPEKAPHLALAAAAAAGHHLHLVGPVLDEEYFAEQVAPHLGAGATWHGHLGGTDLARAVGRASAVLVTPAWDEPFGLVAAEAAMCGTPVVAFGRGGLSEVLRPGVGQQVGAVVAPDDVEAMAAAVEPVLALDRRAVRAAALSHLSADAMVDRYEALLLRAASTGSGVRSAASDQVSVAAS; from the coding sequence GTGATCCCCCGCCCGCCGAGCCGCACCAGCACCCTCGGCGGACCGATCTCCCCGGCGGGGCCGGGACGGCGGCTGACGGTCGCCGTCCTCGGTCCGAGCCGCTACCCCATCGCCGAGCCGTACTCGGGCGGCCTCGAGTCCTTCGTGGGAGGCCTGGTCACCGGGCTGCGCGCGCGCGGGCACCGGGTGCTGCTGTTCGCTGCGGCCGGGTCGAGCGCCGCGCAGCCCGAGCTCCTCTGCGGCGGGGGGTGGCGTCCCGACGAGCTGTCCCGTCAGGACGCCTCGATGCCAGCGGAGGCCTTCCTGCGCGAGCACCACGCCCACCTGAACGTGCTCACGGCGCTGCGCACCACCTACGCCGGCGAGGTGGACGTGGTGCACAACAACTCGCTGCACCACCTGCCGATCTCGATGGCCGACACCCTGCCGTTCCCGACGCTCACCACCCTGCACACCCCGCCGACGCCGTGGCTGACCTCCGCTCTGGACGCCGGCGGCTCCTCGCACGCGTTCAGCGCCGTCAGCCGGTTCACCGCACGGCAGTGGGCGCCGTGGGTGGGTTCGGCGGACGTGGTGCACAACGGGGTCGACCCGCGGCGCTGGCCCCTCGGCCCGGGCGGGGGCGGGCTGCTGTGGTTCGGGCGCATCGTGCCGGAGAAGGCACCTCACCTGGCCCTCGCCGCGGCGGCCGCCGCGGGGCACCACCTGCACCTGGTCGGGCCGGTGCTGGACGAGGAGTACTTCGCCGAGCAGGTGGCGCCCCACCTGGGCGCCGGCGCCACCTGGCACGGCCACCTCGGCGGCACCGACCTCGCTCGTGCCGTCGGCCGGGCCAGCGCCGTCCTCGTCACCCCCGCGTGGGACGAGCCGTTCGGCCTCGTGGCCGCCGAGGCGGCGATGTGCGGCACGCCCGTGGTGGCCTTCGGCCGCGGCGGGCTGTCCGAGGTGCTGCGTCCCGGCGTCGGCCAGCAGGTCGGTGCGGTGGTCGCCCCGGACGACGTCGAGGCGATGGCCGCGGCGGTCGAGCCCGTCCTGGCCCTGGACCGTCGGGCGGTGCGCGCGGCGGCGCTCTCGCACCTGTCCGCCGACGCCATGGTCGACCGCTACGAGGCGCTGCTCCTGCGGGCCGCGTCGACGGGCTCCGGTGTGCGCTCCGCCGCGAGCGACCAGGTGTCGGTCGCGGCGTCGTAG
- a CDS encoding FkbM family methyltransferase, whose product MARTWTDLLSPERLTAVVDIGANPIDGDPPYVDMLRAGLCTVTGFEPQPEALQLLLDAAGPNERYLPHAVGDGGEHELRVTWMNGMTSLLEPDVARLSTLNEFARYGEVLSRTSLATTRLDDITDLGPMDLLKIDVQGSELPVFQNGRTTLAGAVAVHTEMSFAPLYEGQPLFGEVDAELRAQGFVLHTFATLKKWPIAPAVIDGYIFTNHQQVIEADVAYVKDFGRLEELTAEQLKHLALLAHHVYASPDLAVRCLAQLVADGAVDDAVVPAYAEAIGRSVTLDGVRSDR is encoded by the coding sequence GTGGCGCGCACCTGGACCGACCTGCTGTCCCCCGAGCGGCTCACCGCCGTCGTCGACATCGGCGCCAACCCCATCGACGGCGACCCGCCCTACGTCGACATGCTCCGCGCGGGCCTGTGCACGGTGACGGGCTTCGAGCCGCAGCCGGAGGCGCTGCAGCTGCTGCTCGACGCGGCGGGCCCGAACGAGCGGTACCTGCCGCACGCCGTCGGCGACGGCGGCGAGCACGAGCTCAGGGTCACGTGGATGAACGGCATGACCAGCCTGCTGGAGCCCGACGTCGCCCGGCTGTCGACGCTCAACGAGTTCGCCCGGTACGGCGAGGTGCTCAGCCGCACGAGCCTGGCGACCACGCGCCTGGACGACATCACCGACCTCGGTCCGATGGACCTGCTGAAGATCGACGTCCAGGGCTCCGAGCTGCCGGTCTTCCAGAACGGCCGGACCACCCTGGCGGGCGCGGTGGCCGTGCACACGGAGATGTCGTTCGCGCCGCTGTACGAGGGCCAGCCGCTGTTCGGCGAGGTCGACGCCGAGCTGCGCGCCCAGGGCTTCGTGCTGCACACGTTCGCCACCCTCAAGAAGTGGCCGATCGCCCCGGCCGTCATCGACGGGTACATCTTCACCAACCACCAGCAGGTCATCGAGGCCGACGTCGCCTACGTCAAGGACTTCGGCCGCCTCGAGGAGCTCACCGCCGAGCAGCTCAAGCACCTGGCGCTGCTGGCGCACCACGTCTACGCCTCACCCGACCTCGCGGTCCGCTGCCTGGCGCAGCTCGTGGCGGACGGCGCCGTCGACGACGCGGTGGTGCCCGCCTACGCCGAGGCGATCGGCCGCTCGGTGACGCTCGACGGCGTGCGCTCGGACAGGTGA
- a CDS encoding glycosyltransferase family 2 protein: MSATAATAVLTIVAGRHDHLRGQLHGLAAQTSPPALHVVASMGDPRVRSVLDEVPAAAATRRVVVDVAVPEHGEGAGELPLARARNAAAAEAAAHGAELLVLLDVDCVPSPDLVATYQRAAASQEVRAAAGPSLLCGPVAYLPPHVRVTGPRDLAALPGAAPPHAARPAPADGRVVLAGEDQWWLFWSLSFAVTAHDWQRFGGFCEEYRGYGGEDTDVAATVRDLGGALFWVGGAHAHHQHHPVSSPPVQHLAAIVRNGAVFRRRWGWWPMTGWLERFQADGLVDYDAATDTWSLAAERTPEPVDAARRSSAS, from the coding sequence GTGAGCGCGACCGCTGCGACGGCTGTGCTCACGATCGTCGCCGGGCGCCACGACCACCTGCGCGGCCAGCTGCACGGGCTCGCCGCCCAGACGTCTCCGCCCGCCCTGCACGTGGTCGCGTCCATGGGAGACCCGCGGGTGCGCTCCGTGCTCGACGAGGTGCCCGCAGCGGCTGCCACCCGGCGCGTCGTCGTCGACGTCGCGGTCCCCGAGCACGGGGAGGGAGCGGGTGAGCTGCCGCTGGCCCGCGCCCGCAACGCCGCGGCCGCTGAGGCCGCTGCGCACGGCGCTGAGCTGCTGGTGCTCCTCGACGTCGACTGCGTCCCCTCACCCGACCTCGTCGCCACCTACCAGCGCGCTGCGGCGTCTCAGGAGGTCCGTGCGGCCGCCGGGCCGTCGCTGCTGTGCGGCCCCGTGGCGTACCTGCCGCCGCACGTGCGGGTCACGGGCCCGCGCGACCTCGCCGCGCTGCCCGGTGCTGCGCCTCCGCACGCCGCCCGGCCCGCCCCGGCCGACGGGCGGGTGGTGCTCGCCGGTGAGGACCAGTGGTGGCTGTTCTGGTCGCTGTCGTTCGCGGTCACCGCGCACGACTGGCAGCGCTTCGGCGGCTTCTGCGAGGAGTACCGCGGCTACGGCGGGGAGGACACCGACGTCGCCGCGACCGTGCGCGACCTCGGCGGGGCGCTGTTCTGGGTCGGTGGCGCGCACGCCCACCACCAGCACCACCCCGTCTCGAGCCCGCCGGTGCAGCACCTGGCGGCGATCGTGCGCAACGGCGCGGTGTTCCGGCGCCGCTGGGGCTGGTGGCCGATGACGGGCTGGCTGGAGCGCTTCCAGGCCGACGGCCTGGTGGACTACGACGCCGCGACCGACACCTGGTCGCTCGCGGCGGAGCGCACACCGGAGCCCGTCGACGCGGCCCGCAGGAGCAGCGCCTCGTAG